The genomic region GGCTGCTGCGGTGGCGGCAGCCGTGCCTGCTGACCCGTTCATCATTGGTTCATTATTTAAAAGGACTTCATCATGCTTTTTCTACAAAACCCTCCCGCTTTCCTGTTTTTTACTGGCAAGGGCGGTGTTGGTAAAACGTCGCTGTCCTGCGCCAGCGCCATTCATCTGGCACGACAGGGCAAGAAAATACTGCTGGTCAGCACTGATCCGGCGTCCAACGTCGGTCAGGTATTCAGCCAGGAAATCGGCAACAAAATCACCGCAATTTCCACCGTAGCGGGGCTATCAGCCATGGAAATCGACCCACAGCAGGCGGCGCAGCAGTACCGCGAACGCATCGTTGGCCCGGTGCGCGGCGCTCTGCCGGACGACGTGGTCAAAGGCATCGAAGAACAGCTCTCCGGAGCCTGCACCACCGAAATCGCGGCCTTCGACGAGTTCACCGCGTTGCTGACCGATGCGACACTGATTGCCGACTACGAGCACATCATCTTCGACACGGCGCCGACCGGTCATACCATCCGTCTGTTGCAACTGCCGGGCGCGTGGAGCGGTTTCATCGAAAAGAATCCGGAAGGTGCTTCGTGTCTTGGCCCGCTGGCAGGACTTGAAAAGCAACGCCAGCGTTACGCTGAAGCGGTCAAGGCACTGTCCGATCCTGAGCGCACGCGCCTGATATTGGTCGCCCGCGCGCAGAAAACCACGCTGGACGAGGTCGCACGCACGCACGAGGAACTGGCCGCCATCGGCCTGTCCAGGCAGAACTTGGTCATCAACGGTGTGTTGCCGGAAAGCGAAGTCGTTCACGACGCGCTGGCCGCTGCCATTCATCGCCGTGAACAGGCGGCCATCGCCAATATGCCCGCCGTGCTGCGCGACCTGCCCCTCGATCAACTGCCGCTCAAGGCATTCAACCTGGTCGGTGTCGAGGCGCTGAGCAGCCTGTTCTCCGATCGAGACGAGGCCGCGCCCGTCGTCGCCGATGCGCCTGCCAAACCCGTTGACCTTCCGCCGTTGTCGACGCTGGTTGATGAGATCGCTGAAACGGGCCATGGCTTGATCATGATGATGGGCAAGGGCGGGGTCGGCAAAACCACCCTGGCGGCTGCAGTGGCGGTGGCGCTGGCCGAACGCGGCCTGCCCGTGCATCTGACAACCTCCGATCCGGCCGCACACCTGACCGACACGCTGGCTGGTTCGCTGGACAACCTGGAAGTCAGCCGCATCGACCCCCAGGCGGAGACCGAACGCTATCGCCAGCATGTGCTGGTCACCAAAGGCAAGGATCTCGATGCCGAAGGCCGTGCCATGCTGGAAGAAGACTTGCGCTCGCCCTGCACCGAAGAAATCGCGGTGTTTCAGGCGTTCTCGCGCATCATTAGTGAGGCTGGCAAAAAATTTGTGGTGATGGACACAGCGCCGACCGGGCATACCCTGCTGCTGCTTGATGCCACCGGGGCCTATCACCGCGAAGTGACCCGCCATATCATCAATCCGCATGTGCATTACACCACGCCAATGATGCAGTTGCAGGACCCGGCGCGCACTAAGGTGATGATTGTGACCTTGGCGGAAACCACGCCGGTGCTGGAAGCAGCCAATTTACAGGAAGACCTGCGCCGCGCCGGCATCAAGCCGTGGGCCTGGCTGATCAACAACAGCCTGTCCGCCGCACCAACCTCGTCACCCTTGCTGAAACAGCGTGCCACGTTTGAGTTGACCCAGATCGAGGCGGTTCGCACCCGCTACGCCAAACGCGCCGCCCTGGTGCCGATGCAGGCGGAAGAACCGATTGGCATCGAACCCTTGCTAGCCTTGGTCGAGCCGCGGAACGGGTTCGGCCTTGGCGGCACGAAACCTCGAAAGGTGGCGCTATGACGCGTCTGCTCGTCATCGGCGGCAGCGATGCGGGCATCAGCGCGGCGCTGCGGGCTCACGAGCTCGATCCCCAAGCCGAGGTATCGGTTCTACTGGCCGACGAGTACCCGAATTACAGCATCTGCGGGCTGCCCTTTTACCTCAGCGGCGAGACGCCGGATCATCGGCAACTCGCCCATCGCACCGCGTTCGACGGCATCGAAATCCTGACGAACCATCGGGCCGTATCGGTTCATCCAGCGGCCAAGACGGTCGATGTCGTGCGCAGGGCGAACGGCAGTGTGGAGACGTTGCGCTATGACCACCTGGTCATCGCGACCGGTGCCGTCCCAGTCCGTCCCAAAGCGTTGCCCGGGCTCGATCTCCCCGGCGTTTATCTCCTGCACACCATGGGAGATGGCTTCGCTGTCCATAGCCGTCTCATGGGCGGCGAGACACGCTCGGCCATCATTATTGGCGCTGGCTACATCGGCGTGGAGATGGCCGACGCGCTGCGGCATCGAGGGATCGATGTCACACTCGTAAGCCATACCGATCCCGTGTTCCCAAGCGTCGATCCGTCGTTCGGTAGGCTGATCGGGGAGGAGCTGTCACGGCATGGCGTGCGCGTCGTGGTCGGTTGCACCGTGGAACGAATCGAAGTCGCCGATAACCGGCGTGGTCTCACGGTATCGGGTTCGGGCGGATTTACCGCCTCTGCCGATCTGGTGCTGGTTGCCACCGGCGCGCGACCCGATACCACCCTTGCCGCCGCTGCGGGGATTGCGCTGGGGCCCTCTGGCGCCATCCGCGTCACGCAGCGCATGGAAACCACGCTACCCGGCATTTGGGCCGCCGGCGACTGCGCCGAGACCTGGCATCGGATACTCCAGCGGCCAGCGTACCTGCCACTCGGGACGACCGCGCACAAACAGGGCCGTGTGGCCGGCGAGAACGCGGTAGGCGGGGAGCGTCTGTTCGCGGGCTCGGTCGGCACCCAAACCGTGAAAGTGTTCGAGTTGGCGATCGCACGGACGGGCTTGCGCGAAGCCGAGGCGCGCACGGCCGACTTTGATCCCGTCACCATCGAGACTGAAACCTGGGATCACAAGGCCTACTACCCTGGAGCGCAGAAGCTCCGCGTCCGGGTGACCGGTGATCGCCGGACTGGCCGGCTCCTGGGCGCGCAGATCCTCGGCCACTGGCGCTCGGAGGTGTCGAAACGCATCGACGTGTTCGCAACGGCACTGTTCCACGGCATGGGCGTCGAAGACTTGAACGATCTCGATCTCAGCTATACACCACCCTTCGGCAGCCCGTGGGACGCGGTGCAGATGGGAGCGCAGGCCTGGACGAGCGTGATGAAAAACGAAGTGGCAAGTAGTTCACCGCCTATCGACCCACAAATTTTAGGAAGGAGCACACCATGAAAGTCCGCGACCTGATGACCCCGAACCCCGTACAAATCGCGCCGGAGACGGCTGTGGCAGAAATCGCCCGTATTTTGATTGAGCACCACATCAACGGCGTTCCGGTCGCTGATACCGAGGGATGCCTGCTCGGTATCGTGACCGAGGGGGATTTGGTACATCGCGCGGCCGATGAACGGCTTGAGCCGCGCGAATCGCTATGGAAAGAGAACTTTTACCGCTCCATGTTTCGTCGGCGCACGCCGGCGGAGCCGGACAAGGCGGAGGGCCGCACGGCTGAGCAGGTCATGACGCGGGATGTTCTGACGGTGGCGCCCGACAGCAATGTCATTATGGCCGCCCGTCTGCTGGCGGATCACAACATCAAGTCTTTGCCCGTCATCGAAAACGAGCGGCTGATCGGCATCATCTCGCGCTTCGATTTGATCAAGCGACTGGCCAGCAACGCGGATACCTTCAACCCCATGAGCGAGGACTGAGCTAATGTTGACCGCTTTTTTAATTTTTATCGCCACCATCGTACTGGTCATCTGGCAGCCGAAAGGTTTGGGTGTTGGCTGGAGTGCCCTGCTGGGCGCCGCACTGGCACTGCTAACCGGCGTGGTGCATCTGGGTGATATTCCAACGGTTTGGGGTATCGTCTGGAATGCCACCCTCACCTTCATCGCCGTCATCATCATCAGCCTGCTGCTTGACGAAGCCGGTTTTTTTGAGTGGGCGGCACTGCATGTGGCACGCTGGGGTAACGGTAACGGGCGCAGGCTGTTCGCCTTTCTCATGTTGTTGGGGGCGGCCGTGGCGGCACTGTTCGCCAACGACGGCGCGGCGCTGATTCTCACACCCATCGTGATTGCCATGCTGCTGGCGCTCAGGTTCAGTCCGGCGGCGACGCTGGCCTTTGTGGTGGCGGCCGGCTTTATTGCGGATACCGCCAGCCTGCCACTGGTCGTCTCCAACCTGGTCAACATCGTCTCGGCCGATTTCTTCAAGATTGGCTTCACCGAGTACGCCGCCATCATGGTGCCGGTCAACATCGTCGCCGTCGCTGCCACCCTGGCGATACTGATGTGGTTCTTTCGCCGCGACATTCCGAAAAACTATGATGTTATGCAACTGAAAACTCCGCGTGAAGCGATTCTTGACAGCGCCACCTTCAAGGCCGGTTGGTGGGTATTGGCGCTGCTGCTGGTTGGCTTTTTCGGACTGGAACATGTCGGTGTGCCGATCAGCGCTGTGGCAGTGACCGGGGCGCTGATTCTGTTGGGTGTGGCGGCGCGCGGCCACGTGATCTCCACCCGCAAGGTGCTCAAAGAAGCGCCTTGGCAGATCGTGATTTTTTCACTCGGCATGTACCTGGTGGTCTATGGCCTGCGCAACGAGGGGCTGACCGATTATCTCGCCGAGGTGCTGAACCATTTCGCCGACTATGGCGTATGGGGAGCGACGATAGGAACCGGACTGCTGATTGCGTTCCTGTCCGCGATCATGAACAACATGCCGACAGTGCTGGTCGGCGCGCTGTCCATTGATGCCAGCCATGCCGAAGGTGCCGTGCGCCAGGCGATGATCTACGCCAACGTCATCGGCAGCGACTTGGGCCCGAAATTTACCCCCATCGGTAGCTTGGCCACGCTGCTTTGGCTGCACGTGCTGGCACGCAAAAACATCCGGATTTCCTGGGGTTATTACTTCAAGGTGGGTATCGTGCTGACCGTGCCGGTCCTGCTCGTCACCCTGGCCGCGCTGGCGTTGCGCCTGAGCCTTGCTTGAACTGCTGAACTAGCCAATGAATACAGCCGACCCATCCGCATCCTGCACCTGTTGCTCGCGGCAGGGATCTCAGCGTCACTCGTGCTGAATCTAGTGATGAAAGCGTCCAAGCCTAGAAGAACACTGGATGCGGTCCAGGCCTTCGCATTCGAGGCCCACGAAAATCTAGGGGTGGCACTGCTCGCGGTGCTGGTGCTCCACTGGCTCTTGTTCTTCGCTGGGCACGCCCACCTTGCCATCGGCCACTTCTTCCCGTGGTTTGCCCAGACACGACTTGCAGCACTCATCCAGGAATTAAAAGGGATAGGAAGGCTTGGCCTCGCCGACCCTGAGGCCCAGAACGCCTTCGCCAGCGCAGTCCAGCGTCTCGGTCTCGTGATCGCAAGTCTACTTGCGTCGAGCGGTATGGTGCTTTACCTCGGCATCGCTGCGAACGGCTCATGTCCCCGGCGACGCACGCAGTGAAGAAATTTCACGAACTCTCGGTCCACTTATGTGGGATTATCTCGGGATCCACGTGGACGCCACGGGGAATTTATCCTTCACAATCGCATTGAATTGATCGAGTCCGTTGCCAGCCAGATACGTGACTCCCATATTGTGGTCTTTGCCAAGTTCACGAGATCGGTTGATGAAATCAGCGCGTCGCTGTCCGCAATGGCGCGCCGCGTGGTGTCTTTCGATGAGCGGCTGCTGTTTATGATGGCTGCCTTGCTCATGAGTTTTCTGCTGTGCATCATCAAATCTACGGAGTAGATCCAGCATAACCCGTTTTCAGGAATGATCTTGGGATCCGACGTCGGTTGGAATCATGCTGCTGCCATCATGTGTTACGCGCTCATCAGCGGGTAGCGCCCCGGTTGCAGCAAGGTATGCGGCTTCGGCGATATTGGCGGCGTGGTCGCCAACGCGTTCGATATTCTTGGCGCAGAAAAGAAGATGGACGAAGCCGACCACATGCGCCTGGTCTGCGGTCATGCGTACGAGAATTTTTTTGAATAGCGCAGTATGTAGTTCGTCAATCGCATCGTCCTGTTGGCGGATGATCAGCGCCTGTTCAGCATTACGCGAAACGTAGGCATCAAGATGCTGTCCGAGCATTTGTTGAGCGAGTAATGCGTGTTGACAGTATGGAGTCATTTTTCGTCATGATTTGATTCCTCCACGGTCGCCCACAACCAGCACACCAGCGGGTTCGCGCATCGATCCGGCAAGCATCGATACAGGGCGATTTCAGCGTAATTGGCTTACCACCTTCTGTACCTCTTCGAGGCCTGAAAATAGCTGCCTCGAAGGTGGCCAGACGGTTCTCTTAGCGTACGATTTATACCCTTTCGTAAGTTGCCCCCTCATCAACATGTTGCGTGGTAACCGTCCAGCCGCCCCACCTAGAGGTCCATTCCCTCATTCACTACACTCGCTCGCATTTCATCACCGGGAGCGAGCATGGCAAACGACGCAAAGAAATTGGCGTACTGGATTCAACACCATAACGGCTGGCAAGCCAGTGGGAAGTGAAATAGGCCAAGGAATATCACAATCACGACAATGACCGAACGCAGCAAGCGGTCACGCAATTCGATCAGATGGGAGATGAAGGTTTCCTGCGGACCGGGCGTGCTCATGCTCGGGGTTTGTTTGATTCAGGCGTGACGTGGGGCTGGGGCATACTGACAGGTTCCAGCGCCAACTCGGCCTGAGGCGAATCGATGAAGTGCGTTTCTACTACAGCCGGGTTATGCACAATAGTATCTGGCTGCGGCGCACTTTCAGTCTGCGTCATCGCCTGCAGGGCAGGCTGTGTGCCAGTGACTTCCTCGGTGATCTTGTT from Sulfuriferula sp. AH1 harbors:
- a CDS encoding arsenic transporter, with the translated sequence MLTAFLIFIATIVLVIWQPKGLGVGWSALLGAALALLTGVVHLGDIPTVWGIVWNATLTFIAVIIISLLLDEAGFFEWAALHVARWGNGNGRRLFAFLMLLGAAVAALFANDGAALILTPIVIAMLLALRFSPAATLAFVVAAGFIADTASLPLVVSNLVNIVSADFFKIGFTEYAAIMVPVNIVAVAATLAILMWFFRRDIPKNYDVMQLKTPREAILDSATFKAGWWVLALLLVGFFGLEHVGVPISAVAVTGALILLGVAARGHVISTRKVLKEAPWQIVIFSLGMYLVVYGLRNEGLTDYLAEVLNHFADYGVWGATIGTGLLIAFLSAIMNNMPTVLVGALSIDASHAEGAVRQAMIYANVIGSDLGPKFTPIGSLATLLWLHVLARKNIRISWGYYFKVGIVLTVPVLLVTLAALALRLSLA
- a CDS encoding DUF1289 domain-containing protein codes for the protein MATFEAAIFRPRRGTEGGKPITLKSPCIDACRIDARTRWCAGCGRPWRNQIMTKNDSILSTRITRSTNARTAS
- a CDS encoding CBS domain-containing protein, giving the protein MKVRDLMTPNPVQIAPETAVAEIARILIEHHINGVPVADTEGCLLGIVTEGDLVHRAADERLEPRESLWKENFYRSMFRRRTPAEPDKAEGRTAEQVMTRDVLTVAPDSNVIMAARLLADHNIKSLPVIENERLIGIISRFDLIKRLASNADTFNPMSED
- a CDS encoding PhoU domain-containing protein; the protein is MTPYCQHALLAQQMLGQHLDAYVSRNAEQALIIRQQDDAIDELHTALFKKILVRMTADQAHVVGFVHLLFCAKNIERVGDHAANIAEAAYLAATGALPADERVTHDGSSMIPTDVGSQDHS
- the arsA gene encoding arsenical pump-driving ATPase, translated to MLFLQNPPAFLFFTGKGGVGKTSLSCASAIHLARQGKKILLVSTDPASNVGQVFSQEIGNKITAISTVAGLSAMEIDPQQAAQQYRERIVGPVRGALPDDVVKGIEEQLSGACTTEIAAFDEFTALLTDATLIADYEHIIFDTAPTGHTIRLLQLPGAWSGFIEKNPEGASCLGPLAGLEKQRQRYAEAVKALSDPERTRLILVARAQKTTLDEVARTHEELAAIGLSRQNLVINGVLPESEVVHDALAAAIHRREQAAIANMPAVLRDLPLDQLPLKAFNLVGVEALSSLFSDRDEAAPVVADAPAKPVDLPPLSTLVDEIAETGHGLIMMMGKGGVGKTTLAAAVAVALAERGLPVHLTTSDPAAHLTDTLAGSLDNLEVSRIDPQAETERYRQHVLVTKGKDLDAEGRAMLEEDLRSPCTEEIAVFQAFSRIISEAGKKFVVMDTAPTGHTLLLLDATGAYHREVTRHIINPHVHYTTPMMQLQDPARTKVMIVTLAETTPVLEAANLQEDLRRAGIKPWAWLINNSLSAAPTSSPLLKQRATFELTQIEAVRTRYAKRAALVPMQAEEPIGIEPLLALVEPRNGFGLGGTKPRKVAL
- a CDS encoding FAD-dependent oxidoreductase, with translation MTRLLVIGGSDAGISAALRAHELDPQAEVSVLLADEYPNYSICGLPFYLSGETPDHRQLAHRTAFDGIEILTNHRAVSVHPAAKTVDVVRRANGSVETLRYDHLVIATGAVPVRPKALPGLDLPGVYLLHTMGDGFAVHSRLMGGETRSAIIIGAGYIGVEMADALRHRGIDVTLVSHTDPVFPSVDPSFGRLIGEELSRHGVRVVVGCTVERIEVADNRRGLTVSGSGGFTASADLVLVATGARPDTTLAAAAGIALGPSGAIRVTQRMETTLPGIWAAGDCAETWHRILQRPAYLPLGTTAHKQGRVAGENAVGGERLFAGSVGTQTVKVFELAIARTGLREAEARTADFDPVTIETETWDHKAYYPGAQKLRVRVTGDRRTGRLLGAQILGHWRSEVSKRIDVFATALFHGMGVEDLNDLDLSYTPPFGSPWDAVQMGAQAWTSVMKNEVASSSPPIDPQILGRSTP